The following proteins are co-located in the Rhinoraja longicauda isolate Sanriku21f unplaced genomic scaffold, sRhiLon1.1 Scf000210, whole genome shotgun sequence genome:
- the LOC144590563 gene encoding putative G-protein coupled receptor 139: protein MGYAAIYYIASIYYPILAAIGIIVNLTAIVILRRGKCGLSQCITRYLVLMAAADLAVVFVTVIVEQINNIYVLVNFLLITPVCAVTLVLRIATTDWSVWFTVAFTFDRYIAISCQRLRKQYCTERTANVVAVTVGIVSSVRCIPFYFMVEPYEIIDRVPWRCVQKAEIFTSPYWKALILFDGVITPLLPICLIIFLNGLTVKNIIAANNVRRSLMNITENKKDPEMENRRKSMTLLFALSANFILLWMPFVIHAMIWQAENYFYSDRYLNSPVYIAQQFGFMLQFLSSCTNTCIYGLTQRKFRDELKNGMKYIFTLNGRLFK, encoded by the coding sequence TTAATTTAACGGCGATTGTGATCTTACGCCGCGGAAAATGTGGTCTCTCCCaatgcatcactcgctacctCGTGCTAATGGCGGCAGCAGACCTGGCGGTAGTTTTCGTTACGGTTATAGTGGAGCAAATTAATAATATCTATGTGCTTGTTAACTTCCTGCTTATAACACCGGTGTGCGCTGTAACACTCGTTCTGAGAATTGCAACCACGGACTGGTCCGTTTGGTTTACGGTAGCATTTACTTTCGATCGCTACATCGCCATTTCCTGTCAGAGGCTGCGGAAACAATATTGCACCGAGAGAACAGCGAATGTTGTCGCGGTAACAGTTGGGATAGTGAGCTCTGTAAGGTGCATTCCGTTTTATTTTATGGTGGAACCTTACGAAATAATTGACCGAGTTCCATGGCGTTGCGTCCAAAAAGCTGAGATCTTTACTTCGCCCTACTGGAAAGCCCTAATTTTATTTGACGGTGTTATAACACCGTTATTGCCGATCTGTTTAATCATATTCCTCAACGGATTAACAGTCAAAAATATTATAGCAGCGAATAATGTTCGCCGGAGTCTCATGAACATCACTGAGAATAAGAAGGATCCTGAGATGGAGAACCGGAGAAAGTCAATGACTTTATTGTTCGCTCTATCGGCCAATTTCATCTTATTGTGGATGCCCTTCGTAATACACGCCATGATATGGCAAGCGGAAAATTACTTCTACTCAGACAGATATTTGAACAGCCCGGTATACATCGCACAACAGTTCGGGTTTATGTTACAGTTTCTCagttcctgcaccaacacgtgtatctaTGGACTGACACAGAGAAAATTCAGGGACGAGCTGAAGAATGGaatgaaatatatatttacatTAAACGGGCGGCTATTTAAATGA